CATGCAAGGGGGAGGGGAGCCCGGGACCATCTACCGGGTTCCCTTCGAAAAGCTGCAACTGAGGAGAGAGGGGGAACTGCTGTCTTCACACCAGTTGCAGTTTCACGAAGCAGTCGAAATGGCTAGGATGATGGGCTGTTCCCCGGAGATAACGGTTATCGGTATCGAGCCCAAAACCATCGACTGGGGAACTGAACTCTCCCCTGAGCTCGAGCACCGGATACCCAGGGTATTGGAATTGGTCCGGCAGGAAATCGAAAGAATATAGCGGGGTTGAGGCTCTGGCGTTGTGCCAGGGCTTCGTTTATCAACGGCAGCCGAGCCGACTAAAGCGAGCGGGGAAAGGTATGCAGGAGGAAGTAAAGGGTTTTCGAATTCGTATCACAGGGATAGTTCAAGGGGTCGGGTTTCGGCCCCACGTGTACCGTCTGGCCTGTGAAAACGGCATAACAGGGTGGGTCCTAAATTCTTCTAACGGGGTATTGATCGAGGCGGAAGGGCGTTCCGAGTCTCTTCGTGATTTTGCACGCAGACTGGTCGCAGAACCACCGCCTTTGGCGGTTATCAAGACCTGCGAGGTCGAGGAGATAGATGCGCAAGGCTTTGCCAGCTTTACCATCAGGCATAGTCAAAATGAATCGGAGAAAGCGGTCATGATATCGCCCGACATTGCTGTCTGCCCGGACTGCAAGAGGGAAGTAACGGACCCCGAAGACCGTAGGTACCGATACCCTTTTACGAACTGTACTAACTGCGGCCCTCGTTTCACTATCATCAAAGACGTGCCTTACGACCGGGATAAAACTACGATGGCTCCGTTTCCCATGTGCGAAGACTGCCGCCGGGAATACGAAGACCCGAGACACCGGCGTTTTCATGCCCAGCCTAACGCTTGTCCGGTGTGCGGGCCCAAGCTCTGGGTTTGGGATGCCGATGGCCAGGAGGTCGACGAGGAACCGATTGAACTCTTAAAGAGGGGGTATATAGTGGCGGTAAAGGGGCTGGGAGGGTTCCACCTGGCCGCCGATGCTAAGAATCGCGATGCGGTTAGGAGCCTAAGGCACCGCAAGAAGCGAGAGGCCAAACCTTTCGCGGTGATGGCCAGGGACATTGAAGCGGCCCGCCGGTACTGCCACATAAACCCAGTCGAAGAGCAGTGGTTAACTTCGCCTGCGGCTCCCATTGTCATACTGGAGAGGAACTGGGACGGGCTTTTGCCTGACGAGCTGATTCATCCCGGCATAGACACCATAGGGGTTATGCTGCCGTATACCCCCCTTCACTACCTGCTGTTCGACGGCGAGTTGGACCTTTTGATAATGACCAGCGCGAACATCACAGACGAACCCTTGATTATCGATAATAGCGAGGCCCTGTTCAAGCTGCGGGGGGTAGCCGACTATTTTATCGTGCACGACCGGGAGATCTATAACCCTTGCGACGATTCGGTGATGAGGGTTACGCCCATAGGGACTCCCCAGTTCGTGCGCCGGGCCCGCGGCTTTGTACCGCGGGGAATAAAACTGCCGGGTGAAACCCGTCCGGTGTTGGCGCTCGGTGGTGAACTGAAGAATACGTTCTGCATGACCAGAGGGGACGAGGCGTTTTTGAGCCAGCACTGGGGGGACTTGAATAATTATTCCAACTGGGTTAAGTTTGTTGAGGGCATACCGCGCTTTAAAAGAATGCTGGCGGTTGAACCGGAGGTTATCGCCCATGATATGCATCCCGATTACCAGACCACGATTTGGGCTCTGAAACAGGAGGGGGTTGAAAGGGTTGCCATACAGCACCACTACGCGCATCTGGCCTCCTGCATGGCTGAGAACGGCCTGGAAGGTGAGGCCTTGGGCTTGGTTTGTGACGGAACCGGCTGGGGGACTGATGGTGCCATTTGGGGTTTCGAATTTCTGAAAGGAGACCGCCGTTCTTTCACCCGCCTCGGCCACTTGCGCTACGTTCCTTTGCCTGGCGGGGATGCGACGAGTAAACGACCGTACCGGATGGCTCTGGTTTACCTGCTGGAGGCTTTGGGCGACCAGGGCTGCGAGATGGCGAGACGGTACTTGCCTGCCGTGACAGAGGAAGAGATAGAGATTTTGGGTCATCAGGTGCGAAAAAGAGGTAATGTCATGAGGACCTCGTCTTGCGGGCGTCTATTCGATGCGGTTTCGGCTTTTCTGGGGGTTTGCTACGTAAACCGGTACGAAGGACAGGCTGCGGTGGAATTGGAAGCTGTTGCCGATACCAAAGCAACAGGGTGTTATCCGTATTTTCTTGAGAGGCAGGACGGGGTTTGGCAGCTAGATGTTCTTCCAATGTGGGCAGAAATGATGAAAGACCGGGAGAACGGGAAAGATTCCAGGGAGATGGCCATGAAATTCCACTTGACCTTGGTTGCTGCGATGACCGATGCTTTGAATAGGATGAGAGATGATATCGGCCTGGAGCAGGTAGTGTTGAGCGGCGGGGTTTTTCACAATCAGATATTATTGGAAAAGGTGTCGGAGCAGTTGAGGGAGCAAGGTTTCCAAGTTTACCAACATACCCAGGTTCCACCCGGGGATGGGGGCATATCCCTGGGGCAGGCCTACGTTGCGAGCGAGGTGAAACGATAGTGTGTTTAGGCGTTCCAGGAAGGGTAGAAGAAATACTGGAGAACGATAGGGCGAGGGTCGATGTGAGCGGGAACTCGCTGGAAATCAGCATCAGGCTTACCCCCGAGGTGAAGGTGGGTCAGTATGTGCTTATTCACGCGGGGTTTGCCATGCAGATAGTAGACGAAGCCTGGGCTAAGGAAACCCTGGGCCTACTGGAGGAGCTTCGGCAATATGCGCAACTCTAAGGAATACGCTGAACGTTTGTTAGCAGACATAAAAAGAGAGAAACGTGAAGTCTCATTGATGGAGGTGTGTGGTACTCATACCGTGGCCATTGCCAGAAGTGGGCTGAGAAGCCTGGTCCCTCCTAACCTGAAGCTGCTTTCAGGTCCGGGCTGTCCGGTGTGTGTCACCGCCCAATCTGACATCGATGCTGTTATCGAACTGGCGCGACGACCAGGGGTCATACTGGTCACTTTCGGTGATATGATGAGGGTTCCGGGGTCGGAAAGTTCCTTGCAGGAGGAGAAGGCACGAGGGGCAGACGTGCGGGTGGTGTACTCTCCCTCGGACGCCCTGGAGATCGCCCGCCAGAACCCGGAACGGGAAACGGTGTTTCTGGGCATAGGTTTTGAAACCACAGCTCCGGCCGTAGCCCTGACCATCGAGCAGGCGGCTGCGTCTGGTTTGGCCAACTTTTCTGTTTGGTCGCTGCACAAGCTGGTGGGGCCAGCCTTGGACGCGGTTTTTTCCGACGAGTCGGTTAAAGTCGACGGGCTCATCTGTCCAGGACACGTTTCGGCCGTAACCGGAGTAAAGCCGTACGAGCCGGTCGTCTCCCGTTACCACAAGCCTTGCGTGATAACCGGATTCGAAACCTTGGATATCCTGGAGGGTATATGGCTGCTTTTGCGCCAGTTAAACCAGGGGGTAGCGGAGATCGAGATACAGTACCGGCGAATCGTGCGGCCGGAGGGTAACCCGCTAGCCCAGGCGGCCATCGAACGCGTGTTCACTGCAACGGATGCTAGCTGGCGGGGCTTAGGGATCATACCGGCCAGCGGTCTTGCGATCAGGGAAGAATACGGGGCATGGGATGCGCAGCGCAGATTCGACATTCCTGAGGGAAAAGAGCGGATCATTAAAGGATGCAGGTGCGGGGATGTATTACGCGGTGTGATCACGCCCTATGAGTGTCCGTTGTTCGGCCAGGCCTGCACCCCAGTCAAGCCGGTGGGACCTTGCATGGTTTCACAGGAAGGGGCTTGTGCCGCGTATTATCGCTACGGCCGCAGCCACAGATTGTAAGACGCAGATTAACGCCGATTTCATAAATCTGCGTTAATCTGCGTCAAAAATCGATTGGAGGGAGGAGTGTTAGCCAGCTCGCTCCAAGACTCCTCGCCTGCAACACATCGGCTCTCTTCGGTGCGAAGCGGACCGCTCGGGATTCGGCATCCATGCACTCAGTCCCTCGCTGCTCGAAACCTCCTGTTTCTCGCTCCGCTTCGCAGCCCTCAGTTTCGCCGTGTGTTGCAACGGCTCGTCATACGTCGCTTCGCCCGGCTAACACTCCTCCACAGTCGCATTTTCGTTCTCTAGTGGTGACTCGGATAAGAGTCATAAAGGTCTGCGTCAAAGAAGAGGTGAAGTAGCTGGAAGATGAGAACGCGAAAGATTTTGCTAGGACACGGAAGCGGGGGAAGGATGACCCAAGAACTCGTTAACAGCGTGTTTAAGAAGACGTGGGCTAACCCGTATCTCGACCAGATGCTGGATGGGGCGATTTTGGAGGTCGGTAGTCAACGCATAGCCATGACCACGGACTCCTTCGTAATAACCCCTCTGTTCTTTCCGGGGGGAGACATCGGAAAACTGTCGGTTTACGGAACGGTTAACGATCTGGTTGCGTGCGGGGCGCGGCCATTGTACGTGTCCGCGGGATTAATCATTGAAGAAGGATTCGGGGTGGAGGAGTTGGAGAAAATAGCTGCTTCCATGAGCAAAGCTGCTCTTGAGGCAGGGGTACAGTTGGTGACGGGCGATACCAAAGTAGTGGAGAAAGGGAAGGCAGATGGTATTTTCATCAACACGACCGGGATAGGAATAATAAGAACCGAAGTGGATTACCGGCCGGATCGTATTAAGCCCGGTGATGCGGTTATCGTTACGGGGAAGGTAGGAGAACACGGTTTAGCTGTGCTCGCTCAGCGGGAGGGCTTGAGTTTTTCCACCCCGGTAACCAGCGATTGCCAGCCACTGCACCGCGTGGGTGAATTGCTGGCCCGGTATGGCCAAGAGGTGAGGTGCATGCGCGATCCCACTCGGGGAGGGGTAGCCACGGTTTTAAATGAGTTGGCTCAGCAGTCAGGGACGGGGTTCATTGTCAGAGAAGAGGATATTCCGCTCGATCCGGTTGTGCAGGGAGCATGTGAAATGTTAGGGCTGGACGCGCTCTACCTAGCCAACGAGGGAAAAATGGTTGTGGTGGTTGCCAAAGACGCGGCGCAGGCTATAGTGGAAGACCTGCGCCAGCTCCCCGAAAGCAGGGATAGCGCAGTTATCGGGTATGTGAAGGATGAGGTGCCGGGACTGGTTTTATTGGAAACTGAGCTCGGAGCTCACCGTATATTGAATATGTTGGAAAGCGACCAACTCCCACGGATCTGCTAGCCTGATGCAGGTTCCAATTAGATAAAGTAAATCCTAATAGTGTATTAATCTGCATCGAGTCTCCGCGAAATTCGCAAGCACTTGGGCCTTCTAGCGGTAACCTGGCCGAATATCGCGGGGTTTGTTATTTAATTTTTCCAAAATATTCCCTCTCTAAGACAAGCACGTTTTCGACCAGAGCCCCATAGGATGTATAGCCCGAAAATTTTGGAGGTGGGATAATGACCATCCTGGGGTGGGCTCTGGCTATATTTTCTTTAACGAAGGGCATGTTGATGCTCTTTTCTTATCTCAATAACCTGGTTTTTCCCCACCCGCTAAGCGAGGAAGAGGAAAGGATTTATTTAGAAAAGACCAGGGAAGGAGATGAGGAGGCAAAGCACATCCTCATAGAGCACAATTTGCGCCTCGTAGCCCACGTGATCAAGAAGTTCGAGGGCACAGGGGAGGACACGGAAGACCTCATCTCTATTGGAACCATCGGTCTTATCAAAGCCATCAACACTTTCGACTATGCGAGGGGGACCCGGCTCGCTACTTATGCAGCCCGTTGTATTGAAAACGAGGTGCTGATGTGGTTTCGTAATAGCAGGAAAGTTAAGCAGGAAGTTTCTATTTATGAGCCTATAGGATATGATAAGGAAGGGAACGAGATTACATTCCTGGATATCTTGACTACGGACAACGAGATAGTCGATGTTGTAGAAACCAGGCTACAGGAAGAAAAGATAAGGCAGAAATTGGGGGCCTTGAGCAAGCGGGAGCGCCAGGTTATCGAAATGCGCTACGGGTTGTTTTCAGGCCTCAAAGCTACCCAACGTGAAATAGCCAGAAAACTAGGAATTTCTCGCTCCTATGTTTCGCGTATAGAAAAACGAGCCTTAAAAAAGCTCATACGGGAAATTAACCTGGATGTTCTTTCAGTTTAGTTCTCAACTCTTAAATAATAGAGGGAGGAGCCGGTGTTTAAGATATTGCACCCAGATATGTGTGTAAATTCGGTTTTAGACATTCCGGTGGAAGAGCTGCGACAGAACCGTATAACCTCGTTTATTTTGGATCTTGACAACACCATGACGGAATGGAACAGCAACGAGGTAAGGCCAGAGATTATAGCCTGGGTGGATAAGCTTAAGGAAACGGGTGGCAAGGCTTGTATAGTCTCTAACAATAAGGAAAGCAGGGTGAAGGCTGTAGCTCATATTTTGGACATTCCGTACGTTTGCCGTGCCGGGAAGCCTCTGCGGCGGGCTTTTCGGAGGGCTCTGGAGCAAGTAGGTTCTCTACCTGAGGAGACTTCAGTAGTGGGGGATCAGGTGTTTACAGATGTCTTGGGAGGAAACTTGATGGGGATGCTAACCATACTAGTGTCTCCCCTCAACCCGCGGGAGTTCTTCGGTACGAGGATTTTCCTAAGAAACTTGGAAAGGTTAGTAAGGAGACCAAAGATGAAAATAGAAAGCCGTACTCTCTAACCATGCAATGCCGCGACTGCTGAGAGTCGATACGTTGACAGGCGAATCGAGACTCCGTGGTTCCATCCGGCACTAAGCGGCCTGGGTGTGGTGGTTTACTGGTTTTTTCGGTGTTGAAGCATGACGGATTGATGGTAGTCTATTAAGAGGTGGAACGTTTATAATGCAGGTTAAGGCTGACACAAGGGTGCTAGGGATAATCGGAAATCCTCTCGGTCACTCGCTTTCTCCGCAGATGCATAACCGGGCTCTCGAGCACCTCAGGCTGAACTACGTTTATGTGCCTTTCGTGGTGGACAACCATGCTCTGAAAGAGGCGGTCGATGGCATACGGGCCCTCGGGATCGATGGAGTCAACGTCACCATCCCCTTCAAAGAAGCTGTCATCGGGTACCTCGATGATTTATCAGAAGAAGCGCGGTGGTGTGGGGCCGCTAATGTTGTCAAAAACTGTGGAGGGAAGCTGGTCGGGTACAACACCGATGGAGCCGGCTTTATGGCTTCATTACAGGAGCAAGGGGTGTTGCCGGGTGGACAGAGGGTGGTGGTTTTAGGAGCCGGGGGTGCAGCTAGGGCTATTACTTACCACCTGGTTCAAGCTGAAGTCGAGTCGCTGGTGTTGATAAATCGGAGCGTAGACCGGGCCGAGGCTCTGGCCGGGGAGTTAGAGGGCATCGGTGACGTTCCCGTTAAGGCAGTCGGCTGGGAAAGGGCTTGCCTCCAAGAGGCGATTGAGGAGGCCGATCTGTTGATCAATACCACCTCTATCGGGATGTACCCTTGGATCCGAGAAATGCCGCCTCTAGACCCCGAGTGGTTCCATCCGGGATTGGTTGTGTGCGACATCGTGTATAATCCGATTCAGACCCGGTTGCTGATGGAGGCGTCTATGCGGGGGCTTA
The sequence above is drawn from the Syntrophothermus lipocalidus DSM 12680 genome and encodes:
- the hypE gene encoding hydrogenase expression/formation protein HypE, which codes for MRTRKILLGHGSGGRMTQELVNSVFKKTWANPYLDQMLDGAILEVGSQRIAMTTDSFVITPLFFPGGDIGKLSVYGTVNDLVACGARPLYVSAGLIIEEGFGVEELEKIAASMSKAALEAGVQLVTGDTKVVEKGKADGIFINTTGIGIIRTEVDYRPDRIKPGDAVIVTGKVGEHGLAVLAQREGLSFSTPVTSDCQPLHRVGELLARYGQEVRCMRDPTRGGVATVLNELAQQSGTGFIVREEDIPLDPVVQGACEMLGLDALYLANEGKMVVVVAKDAAQAIVEDLRQLPESRDSAVIGYVKDEVPGLVLLETELGAHRILNMLESDQLPRIC
- the hypD gene encoding hydrogenase formation protein HypD, with the protein product MRNSKEYAERLLADIKREKREVSLMEVCGTHTVAIARSGLRSLVPPNLKLLSGPGCPVCVTAQSDIDAVIELARRPGVILVTFGDMMRVPGSESSLQEEKARGADVRVVYSPSDALEIARQNPERETVFLGIGFETTAPAVALTIEQAAASGLANFSVWSLHKLVGPALDAVFSDESVKVDGLICPGHVSAVTGVKPYEPVVSRYHKPCVITGFETLDILEGIWLLLRQLNQGVAEIEIQYRRIVRPEGNPLAQAAIERVFTATDASWRGLGIIPASGLAIREEYGAWDAQRRFDIPEGKERIIKGCRCGDVLRGVITPYECPLFGQACTPVKPVGPCMVSQEGACAAYYRYGRSHRL
- a CDS encoding HyaD/HybD family hydrogenase maturation endopeptidase — translated: MKRILVVGIGNLLLGDEGVGVHVVSRLKESALPPGVEAVDVGTNSYDLIDCLYESERLIVIDAMQGGGEPGTIYRVPFEKLQLRREGELLSSHQLQFHEAVEMARMMGCSPEITVIGIEPKTIDWGTELSPELEHRIPRVLELVRQEIERI
- a CDS encoding shikimate dehydrogenase, yielding MQVKADTRVLGIIGNPLGHSLSPQMHNRALEHLRLNYVYVPFVVDNHALKEAVDGIRALGIDGVNVTIPFKEAVIGYLDDLSEEARWCGAANVVKNCGGKLVGYNTDGAGFMASLQEQGVLPGGQRVVVLGAGGAARAITYHLVQAEVESLVLINRSVDRAEALAGELEGIGDVPVKAVGWERACLQEAIEEADLLINTTSIGMYPWIREMPPLDPEWFHPGLVVCDIVYNPIQTRLLMEASMRGLKTVNGVGMFVHQGALAFQLLTGVAAPLEVMREVVIHLLTEGNAEG
- the sigK gene encoding RNA polymerase sporulation sigma factor SigK encodes the protein MTILGWALAIFSLTKGMLMLFSYLNNLVFPHPLSEEEERIYLEKTREGDEEAKHILIEHNLRLVAHVIKKFEGTGEDTEDLISIGTIGLIKAINTFDYARGTRLATYAARCIENEVLMWFRNSRKVKQEVSIYEPIGYDKEGNEITFLDILTTDNEIVDVVETRLQEEKIRQKLGALSKRERQVIEMRYGLFSGLKATQREIARKLGISRSYVSRIEKRALKKLIREINLDVLSV
- a CDS encoding YqeG family HAD IIIA-type phosphatase; the protein is MFKILHPDMCVNSVLDIPVEELRQNRITSFILDLDNTMTEWNSNEVRPEIIAWVDKLKETGGKACIVSNNKESRVKAVAHILDIPYVCRAGKPLRRAFRRALEQVGSLPEETSVVGDQVFTDVLGGNLMGMLTILVSPLNPREFFGTRIFLRNLERLVRRPKMKIESRTL
- the hypF gene encoding carbamoyltransferase HypF, with the translated sequence MQEEVKGFRIRITGIVQGVGFRPHVYRLACENGITGWVLNSSNGVLIEAEGRSESLRDFARRLVAEPPPLAVIKTCEVEEIDAQGFASFTIRHSQNESEKAVMISPDIAVCPDCKREVTDPEDRRYRYPFTNCTNCGPRFTIIKDVPYDRDKTTMAPFPMCEDCRREYEDPRHRRFHAQPNACPVCGPKLWVWDADGQEVDEEPIELLKRGYIVAVKGLGGFHLAADAKNRDAVRSLRHRKKREAKPFAVMARDIEAARRYCHINPVEEQWLTSPAAPIVILERNWDGLLPDELIHPGIDTIGVMLPYTPLHYLLFDGELDLLIMTSANITDEPLIIDNSEALFKLRGVADYFIVHDREIYNPCDDSVMRVTPIGTPQFVRRARGFVPRGIKLPGETRPVLALGGELKNTFCMTRGDEAFLSQHWGDLNNYSNWVKFVEGIPRFKRMLAVEPEVIAHDMHPDYQTTIWALKQEGVERVAIQHHYAHLASCMAENGLEGEALGLVCDGTGWGTDGAIWGFEFLKGDRRSFTRLGHLRYVPLPGGDATSKRPYRMALVYLLEALGDQGCEMARRYLPAVTEEEIEILGHQVRKRGNVMRTSSCGRLFDAVSAFLGVCYVNRYEGQAAVELEAVADTKATGCYPYFLERQDGVWQLDVLPMWAEMMKDRENGKDSREMAMKFHLTLVAAMTDALNRMRDDIGLEQVVLSGGVFHNQILLEKVSEQLREQGFQVYQHTQVPPGDGGISLGQAYVASEVKR
- a CDS encoding HypC/HybG/HupF family hydrogenase formation chaperone, which translates into the protein MCLGVPGRVEEILENDRARVDVSGNSLEISIRLTPEVKVGQYVLIHAGFAMQIVDEAWAKETLGLLEELRQYAQL